A window of the Ammospiza nelsoni isolate bAmmNel1 unplaced genomic scaffold, bAmmNel1.pri scaffold_51, whole genome shotgun sequence genome harbors these coding sequences:
- the LOC132087176 gene encoding uncharacterized protein LOC132087176, whose translation MDYFLVKFPGFKWISSLSTESTAGAKEMVYLGYEVSRGQRSLGAARKEAICQMSKPETVRDLCAFLGMTGWCRLWIYQYGILARPLYDLLKETKDVLVWTPEAEGAFRKLKLELMRAPALGLPDVLKPFWLFSHERQGMALGVLAQQLGPHKRAVAYFSKRLDEVSKGWPRCLRAVAAVITNIEEARKLTLGQKVTVLVSHTVSAVLEQKGNHWLLPSRFLKYQAILAESDDVTIQVTNIVNPASFLEGRAPAEPIEHDCLETIEAVYSSRPDLKEELLEDADNWFSDGSSFVKRRVRMAGYAVTTTERVIESNPLPAGTSAQKAELIALTRALELAENMQINIWTDSKYAFSVVHAHGAIWKERGLLTTQGKTVKHAEEVLRLLEAVQLPAQVAIMHCKGHLKSDTVPEIGNRKADTEAKLAATRTREVEIVALINSWGQLETRQLVVPGNVMWQFVKAEHEKAHWDLDPLYQYLQTKIAGPKLFTTVKHVTSQCERCLKNNPNTRTKVHQGAINRGKFPGEVWQIDFFELPRKRGVSVFVGIN comes from the coding sequence ATGGACtatttccttgttaaatttcCTGGGTTTAAGTGGATATCGAGTCTctcaacagaaagcacagctggtgcaaAAGAAATGGTGTACCTGGGATACGAAGTCTCCAGAGGACAGcgatccctgggagcagctaggAAAGAGGCCATCTGCCAGATGTCTAAACCAGAGACGGTGAGAGATCTGTGCGCCTTTCTGGGGATGACAGGTTGGTGTCGGCTATGGATCTACCAGTATGGAATACTCGCTAGACCACTGTATGATTTGTTGAAGGAAACTAAGGATGTTCTAGTTTGGACTCCCGAGGCAGAAGGGgccttcaggaagttgaagcTGGAGCTAATGAGAGCACCGGCCTTAGGTCTCCCAGATGTATTAAAACCATTCTGGCTGTTCTCCCATGAACGACAAGGGATGGCCCTAGGAGTCTTAGCACAGCAGTTGGGACCACACAAGAGGGCTGTGGCCTACTTCTCCAAGCGATTGGATGAAGTAAGTAAAGGATGGCCACGCTGTCTGAGGGCAGTGGCCGCAGTAATAACTAACATAGAGGAGGCCAGGAAGCTCACGTTGGGCCAAAAGGTGACTGTGTTAGTATCTCACACTGTGTCggctgtgctggaacagaaagGCAACCATTGGTTGTTGCCTTCCAGATTCCTAaaataccaggccatcctgGCTGAATCAGATGACGTAACCATTCAGGTAACTAACATTGTGAACCCAGCTTCATTTCTAGaagggagagccccagcagaACCCATCGAACACGACTGCCTGGAAACAATTGAAGCCGTCTACTCCAGTCGCCCAGATCTCAAAGAAGAGCTGCTCGAAGATGCGGACAACTGGTTCTCGGATGGCAGCAGCTTCGTGAAGCGAAGAGTAAGAATGGCTGGCTATGCAGTCACTACTACAGAAAGGGTAATTGAGTCGAACCCCTTGCCTGCAGGGACTTCAGCCCAAAAGGCAGAACTGATAGCTCTGACTCGAGCCCTGGAATTGGCggaaaacatgcaaattaatATATGGACAGACTCTAAATATGCTTTTTCCGTTGTACACGCTCATGGggccatctggaaagaaagaggactgttgactacacaaggaaaaacagtcaaacATGCAGAGGAGGTTCTGCGATTGCTAGAGGCGGTGCAACTCCCAGCACAAGTGGCCATAATGCATTGTAAGGGACATCTGAAAAGTGACACTGTTCCAGAAATAGGGAACAGGAAGGCAGATACAGAAGCTAAATTGGCTGCCACAAGAACTAGGGAAGTGGAAATAGTGGCCCTAATAAATAGTTGGGGTCAATTGGAAACAAGACAGTTAGTAGTACCAGGAAATGTGATGTGGCAGTTTGTAAAAGCAGAACATGAGAAGGCCCACTGGGATCTAGATCCGCTTTACCAATATTTGCAAACCAAGATAGCAGGACCAAAATTATTTACTACTGTAAAACACGTTACGTCCCAGTGCGAGCGGTGTCTGAAAAACAACCCGAATACGAGAACCAAGGTACACCAAGGGGCCATAAATCGAGGTAAATTCCCAGGTGAAGTAtggcaaattgatttttttgaaCTCCCAAGAAAAAGGGGGGTTTCGGTATTTGTTGGTATTAACTGA